The following are encoded in a window of Cucurbita pepo subsp. pepo cultivar mu-cu-16 chromosome LG12, ASM280686v2, whole genome shotgun sequence genomic DNA:
- the LOC111807127 gene encoding RNA-binding protein BRN1-like isoform X2, protein MAEGSGGGERKGSSQEEEDSVKLFVGQVPKHMTEAQLLAMFQEFALVDEVNIIRDKTTRASRGCCFVICPSRQEADKAINACHNKKTLPGASSPLQVKYADGELERLEHKLFIGMLPKNVSEDEVSSLFSQYGTIKDLQILRGSQQTSKGCAFLKYETKDQAVAALEAINGKHKMEGSSVPLVVKWADTEKERQARKAQKAQSQASNVLNADSQRSSLFGAVPLGYIPPYNGYGYQNQSGFPNMIPQLNQGNAMRGIPPDLGPGMATRNYGMPPASYVGSAYPAVPGLQHPMTYPGGMMSPGVVSSSPGPFTGGNNNSPTSSLGKGSGSQIEGPPGANLFIYHIPQEFGDLELANSFRAFGRVLSAKVFVDKTSGVSKCFGFVSYDSVEAAQSAISRMNGCQLGGKKLKVQLKRDNKQSKPY, encoded by the exons ATGGCGGAGGGGAgtggaggaggagagagaaaggggagTAGTCAGGAGGAGGAAGACAGCGTCAAACTCTTTGTTGGTCAAGTGCCGAAGCATATGACCGAAGCTCAACTTCTCGCAATGTTCCAAGAGTTTGCACTTGTGGACGAGGTCAACATCATAAGAGACAAAACCACTCGCGCCTCTAGAg GTTGCTGTTTTGTGATATGTCCTTCGAGGCAGGAGGCGGATAAGGCGATCAATGCTTGCCATAACAAGAAAACTTTGCCTGGG GCTTCTAGTCCGTTGCAAGTAAAATATGCAGATGGCGAGCTGGAAAGACTAG AACACAAACTCTTCATTGGAATGCTTCCAAAAAATGTATCTGAAGATGAAGTTTCTAGTCTTTTCTCTCAATATGGAACTATAAAAGACTTGCAAATATTAAGAGGTTCGCAGCAGACAAGTAAAG GTTGTGCATTCTTGAAGTATGAGACGAAGGATCAGGCTGTTGCAGCACTTGAGGCAATTAATGGAAAGCATAAAATGGAG GGATCCAGTGTCCCTTTGGTTGTTAAATGGGCTGACACAGAGAAGGAAAGGCAAGCTCGGAAAGCTCAGAAAGCTCAATCACAG GCCTCTAATGTGCTTAATGCCGACTCTCAACGCTCTTCGCTGTTTGGAGCTGTGCCACTGGGTTATATTCCACCATATAATGGCTATGGTTATCAG AATCAATCTGGTTTTCCCAATATGATACCCCAATTAAACCAAGGAAATGCAATGCGTGGGATCCCACCCGACCTTGGCCCAGGTATGGCCACTAGAAATTATGGCATGCCTCCTGCAAGTTACGTTGGCTCTGCGTATCCTGCAGTTCCAGGTCTTCAGCATCCCATGACATACCCTGGAGGAATGATGAGTCCTGGGGTTGTGAGCAGTTCACCTGGGCCATTTACTGGTGGTAACAATAACTCTCCAACGTCTAGTTTGGGTAAAGGCTCTGGGAGTCAGATTGAAG GCCCACCTGGTgctaatctttttatttatcacaTACCTCAAGAATTTGGTGATCTGGAGCTTGCTAATTCTTTTCGAGCATTTGGTCGAGTTTTGAGTGCTAAAGTATTTGTTGACAAAACATCTGGAGTTAGCAAATGTTTTG GATTTGTTAGTTATGATTCAGTCGAGGCTGCTCAATCTGCCATAAGTAGGATGAACGGATGCCAATTAGgtggaaagaaattaaaagtccAGCTGAAGAGAGACAACAAACAAAGCAAACCATATTGA
- the LOC111807131 gene encoding U1 small nuclear ribonucleoprotein C-like, whose product MPRYYCDYCDTYLTHDSPSVRKQHNAGYKHKANVRSYYQQFEEQQTQSLIDQRIKEHLGQAAAFHQVGAAYNQHLLGQRPRLPVLPTPVMPGAAPGLLPGIRPPVLPRPTHGAPGYLPAPTMPPMMVPPGAPMPGQVNMLARPPPPPAPIPGSAPQPSSANGAPSAAAPLMYQANPAAPGSGGYDSFTTTAQPSESNH is encoded by the exons ATGCCTCG GTATTATTGTGACTATTGCGATACATATCTGACACATGATTCT CCATCTGTGAGGAAGCAGCATAATGCAGGCTACAAACATAAG GCAAACGTGCGTTCATACTATCAGCAATTTGAGGAGCAACAAACCCAAAGTTTAATTGACCAGAGGATCAAAGAACATCTTGGTCAAGCCGCAGCATTCCATCAGGTTGGTGCAGCCTATAATCAGCATTTACTTGGCCAAAGACCTCGTCTTCCTGTATTACCTACTCCTGTAATGCCGGGAGCTGCCCCGGGGTTATTGCCTGGAATTCGGCCTCCAGTTTTGCCAAGACCAACTCATGGTGCTCCAG GATATCTACCTGCTCCTACAATGCCACCTATGATGGTTCCGCCCGGTGCTCCTATGCCTGGCCAAGTGAATATGCTTGCCAGGCCGCCGCCTCCTCCAGCACCAATTCCAGGGAGCGCACCTCAACCTTCTTCAGCCAATGGCGCACCTTCAGCTGCTGCACCATTGATGTATCAAGCAAATCCAGCAGCACCAGGAAGTGGTGGTTATGATAGCTTCACCACCACCGCTCAACCTTCTGAGTCTAACCATTAG
- the LOC111807136 gene encoding uncharacterized protein LOC111807136, whose translation MLSTPFFFNFHPHQFGNHIEDFSSHLLFEATGDSEADSLVGHGSSTVSVEFNDAESCTDDTPAMRNEVQMYENDDDDENDEEVESKPIGFMTESSGSIDSAEEFKMLNEVEKNRLFWETCLAS comes from the coding sequence ATGCTCTCAactcctttcttcttcaacttccaTCCTCACCAATTTGGCAATCACATTGAGGATTTTTCATCTCATTTGCTCTTCGAGGCGACGGGCGACTCCGAGGCCGACTCCTTGGTCGGCCACGGAAGCTCGACCGTCTCGGTGGAGTTTAACGACGCTGAATCTTGCACGGATGACACTCCTGCTATGCGTAACGAGGTCCAGATGTATGAAAACGATGACGATGACGAGAATGATGAGGAGGTCGAAAGCAAGCCAATTGGATTCATGACAGAGTCAAGTGGTTCTATTGATTCAGCTGAGGAGTTCAAAATGTTGAATGAGGTGGAGAAAAACAGGTTGTTTTGGGAGACTTGTT
- the LOC111807127 gene encoding RNA-binding protein BRN1-like isoform X1: MAEGSGGGERKGSSQEEEDSVKLFVGQVPKHMTEAQLLAMFQEFALVDEVNIIRDKTTRASRGCCFVICPSRQEADKAINACHNKKTLPGASSPLQVKYADGELERLEHKLFIGMLPKNVSEDEVSSLFSQYGTIKDLQILRGSQQTSKGCAFLKYETKDQAVAALEAINGKHKMEGSSVPLVVKWADTEKERQARKAQKAQSQASNVLNADSQRSSLFGAVPLGYIPPYNGYGYQAPGSYGLMQYHLPPMQNQSGFPNMIPQLNQGNAMRGIPPDLGPGMATRNYGMPPASYVGSAYPAVPGLQHPMTYPGGMMSPGVVSSSPGPFTGGNNNSPTSSLGKGSGSQIEGPPGANLFIYHIPQEFGDLELANSFRAFGRVLSAKVFVDKTSGVSKCFGFVSYDSVEAAQSAISRMNGCQLGGKKLKVQLKRDNKQSKPY, translated from the exons ATGGCGGAGGGGAgtggaggaggagagagaaaggggagTAGTCAGGAGGAGGAAGACAGCGTCAAACTCTTTGTTGGTCAAGTGCCGAAGCATATGACCGAAGCTCAACTTCTCGCAATGTTCCAAGAGTTTGCACTTGTGGACGAGGTCAACATCATAAGAGACAAAACCACTCGCGCCTCTAGAg GTTGCTGTTTTGTGATATGTCCTTCGAGGCAGGAGGCGGATAAGGCGATCAATGCTTGCCATAACAAGAAAACTTTGCCTGGG GCTTCTAGTCCGTTGCAAGTAAAATATGCAGATGGCGAGCTGGAAAGACTAG AACACAAACTCTTCATTGGAATGCTTCCAAAAAATGTATCTGAAGATGAAGTTTCTAGTCTTTTCTCTCAATATGGAACTATAAAAGACTTGCAAATATTAAGAGGTTCGCAGCAGACAAGTAAAG GTTGTGCATTCTTGAAGTATGAGACGAAGGATCAGGCTGTTGCAGCACTTGAGGCAATTAATGGAAAGCATAAAATGGAG GGATCCAGTGTCCCTTTGGTTGTTAAATGGGCTGACACAGAGAAGGAAAGGCAAGCTCGGAAAGCTCAGAAAGCTCAATCACAG GCCTCTAATGTGCTTAATGCCGACTCTCAACGCTCTTCGCTGTTTGGAGCTGTGCCACTGGGTTATATTCCACCATATAATGGCTATGGTTATCAG GCTCCTGGAAGTTATGGGCTTATGCAGTATCATCTACCTCCAATGCAGAATCAATCTGGTTTTCCCAATATGATACCCCAATTAAACCAAGGAAATGCAATGCGTGGGATCCCACCCGACCTTGGCCCAGGTATGGCCACTAGAAATTATGGCATGCCTCCTGCAAGTTACGTTGGCTCTGCGTATCCTGCAGTTCCAGGTCTTCAGCATCCCATGACATACCCTGGAGGAATGATGAGTCCTGGGGTTGTGAGCAGTTCACCTGGGCCATTTACTGGTGGTAACAATAACTCTCCAACGTCTAGTTTGGGTAAAGGCTCTGGGAGTCAGATTGAAG GCCCACCTGGTgctaatctttttatttatcacaTACCTCAAGAATTTGGTGATCTGGAGCTTGCTAATTCTTTTCGAGCATTTGGTCGAGTTTTGAGTGCTAAAGTATTTGTTGACAAAACATCTGGAGTTAGCAAATGTTTTG GATTTGTTAGTTATGATTCAGTCGAGGCTGCTCAATCTGCCATAAGTAGGATGAACGGATGCCAATTAGgtggaaagaaattaaaagtccAGCTGAAGAGAGACAACAAACAAAGCAAACCATATTGA